Within the Erigeron canadensis isolate Cc75 chromosome 6, C_canadensis_v1, whole genome shotgun sequence genome, the region TGGGCAATAAACAAGTGCATGATTCAAATTCGGGACCTTTAGAGTAGGGCAAAGTCAACGGAGCCACCTCCATGTGTGTGGcgggtggcaaaatgggtgggttagGTAACAGTAAAGAGGGATTCAGGTTCAATTTGAAACAAGCATGTTTGTAGCACGTCTCAAATCGGGCCTGATTGTGTCAACCcacttaaatttattattatattttccctcggtttgaaatatataaatatctaatGTGCTATTATGTTTACAAAACTCTCTTATCATCACAAAAATACTCTAAGAGGGCGTTTGGTATGTTGCTTGGTATAGAAATGAGAATGGGTTTGAATAAAGAGAGGAATGAGAATAGATATAAAGTTTTAAGCCAATCAAACATCCACACCTAGTATGTATGGAAAACACTTGATTTGGTAGGTTTCCATTCCCATATTTGAATCCGAAGTCTTAAAACAAGTGCTTTATGTCATTCCCGTTGGCAGACCCCATTTCtaatctcataatccaaacacatcataattttgttaataaaacaacttaaaaagGTTTTAGTCAAATTGCGACCTTTATGAATTTGGAAGTCTTTTCCTTCCAGGTTAAAAGCTTTAGTAGCCATCCCAAAGGTACAACCTCGATTTGCTATAGCAATATGGAAGAAGTATCCGACCATGAAGTCACTCTTGAAGGTCTATATGGATCCAGCCAAGTCGGTTagtattatgttttatttttgcGCTTTAAGATGAAGCTAATATTTGATTAATAGGAGACTTAATCAATGGTAAATTATTAGTAATTGGGAATCTAGGGtggtttaattatataatttactagtttttttgttttcgtgTTGAGGGTGCTGagtttttcgttttttttcgcAACAAGTAGTAGTAGGCTAGTAGCATTAAGTTTGTTATtcattagtattttttttcctcATCAGAAATAAATGATACCTTTTGCAAACATCTTGTAAGTGTATCATTCTGTGTTGCTAAAGTGGATTTGCAATTTGCTTTGTTGAAATCTGCGTATGCAGGAACATGAGAAAGAATTTTTACTTGCAAATTTAGTAACAGAAGGGTTGGTTGGAGATAACAGAAGATTAGGAGAGATCTGTTCCAAGAGAGTGTACAGGATATTGATGGCACGAAGTGGAAGTACCAAAACTGATGACGTTGAAAGTGGCGCTGATTTCTTCAACCAACAAGCATCATGAAATCTTGTGTATGTCGTAGTAGATTAGAATTAATGCTGACAGTGATATTGCTGGTTCAACGTTTTGTTGTTTAGCAATGATATCTGTCTTGATTTCTCAAATTGTTTGAAATCAAAGTTTCAGGTAAAGTGGCTATATGACCATTGATTTGGACAACACTGGGGCCTTGACTTCTTGAGCATTAAGGATCTGGGGCCTGGTTTTTGTATCTGTCCATTTTGCTTTATACAGTTTTAGTTCCTTCATGCTATTCGCGACGTTGTCAAGAGAAAGGTGGTTGATAAGTAACATGCTGGGAAGTTAGGGCTGTCAATTTCGACCCAACCCGaaacccaacccgaaaaaaatcaggttagggttgagtattttcgacccaccaacccgccaacctgattttttctgggttgggtccgggttgggttgttgggttgtcaggtcgacccgccaacccaatatctttaaaataattgaattatatataatagtttataCTCCACATTACACTATTTCACACGTCCtattcttattttttatatttctaacctaaagtaacttcaaatatgaaataaaaggaggattcaaaattctgtgagatgataagtgatgtaggatgaggcggtaagtttgttaactttgtgccaagtattaacaataccctcgtatttttttcttttttgtaccatTCGTTTTCGGCTTACACCATCAATGataaagctttatattggttgatttattccattttatatttatatatatttgcttctcgggtcacatgggttgggttatgggttggcgggttgtgggtcagggttgaaatttctgacctgaaacttttagtgggttgggttagggtcggagtttttcaacccaccaacccgaaCCTGTCAATCCGAACCCGAACCCATTGACAGCCCTAGTTGTTATCCTGATCAGCTTATACATATGGGATTatggcatacgaatgtaaccatcTATGACAAaatagttatgtaatgtagtgacctactcGGGTGGCTATGTGATATAAGCTCCTTCATTTTTCGGGTTATGTGATGTATCGTGTTACCTGTTGTTTAGGTTACCGGTCACCACACTACATTATATAACCATTTTGTAATatgtggttacattcgtatgtcaTTGACCCGCGTTGACTTGTACTTCGAATTAGAACTTGAAACCGGtactagggatgtgcacgggtcgAACCCGGATTGACCCGGCAAAACCCGGCCTGACCCGTGACCCTTGAGAGCATGAAGACGTGACCCGTGACCTGGCCCGTGAAGGTTCGGGTCAgtcacgggtttccttcacaattttttggtttttgccttcacccgacCCGTCTAACCTGTGACCCGCGAATGCACTAAAAATGTGACCCGTGATCTGGCCCGTTAGGGCTTCGGGCGGGTCAGTCGGGCCGGTTCCGGGTCAGGCGCGGGTCAACGGGgcttttgctcatccctaccggtaccaatcgactcaaaaatgacttccgcacaaaccctagccaAAAATTAACCATCAAACACTTCGCCGGAAAATATGGTGTTATGGTGAAAATGGTGTTGCAAACACAAATTTCATCTGGACTTCCCCAAAATAAATAGTGAAATCGAAAACTAAATGGaattttacaattatttatacgagaattttatttttgtgcTTGTGACTGAAAAAAATGGTGTCATCGAAAATTGTGTCACCGGGAAAATGGTattatggtggtggtgactGTATAATTTCTAACTCATCGGTAACAACAAGATACAAGAATGGTGTTGCCGGAAAACTCATCGGAGAAGATGATCAGAGTGTAAATTTGCCAGATACAATACATAACCCTTTtttcataggtggttacatttgtATGCTATTATCCCTTAAACTATTACCAATTACCTGTTACAACTTGCAATACCCGGTAACATACATCATATAGCTCGAAAAACATAAGTGCATACATCACATAGCCACCCAAATaggtcattacattacataaccattttgttataggtggttacattcgtatgccatgatccatatacatatatgtgtgagTTGGTCTATAGGTTAATTTACTAAAgaagatataaatttttttttgcgcAAGCGTCCAACACCTTGTCTATCCTTTTTTACAAATCATTAATCGTTGAtggttaataaataaatatgcatAAAAATGATACGATGAAGTTATTGCTACCCTTATTAAATAATTGTTTGtaaatttaaacttaaaaataaaagaaataaagttgTTTCATGTTAATGAAAGAGTGTTTATGTAATGGTTTGCGTCAATGGTTGTACTCAATTCTCCCTGGACACCTCTTGTGGCCGAGTTTGCTCATGCTAATCGACACGTTCACCTCGTACACGGTATATCTTCTACTTTGGCAACTTCTTTACTTTGATGGTATATAATGAATTCACAACAATCTCATTTGCAAGTTTATACATAGTTCCTCTTTCATTTTGGTATATACAAGTTTATGTAATGAATTCACAGCAATCTCATTTGCAAGTTTGATGGTATATACATGGTTCTCCTTTCATTTTGGTCATCACCAGGATGTCGACCGAGGCAAGCCCAAAACTTAGGCTCACTTTGTTCGGTTTCTAAGCGCCTAATGTTGTCCAACTCAAATGAAAATACTGGTAGATGGTGTCTTATTCCTTTACTactttcatgctttttcattttCAGCTAAGATATTAACATACACTTTTCTTGTTACAAGAAACTTGAAATGAGTTAACTTTAATGTCAAAGACTCTTGATTAAATTTGGTCCCCTTTTGACTTCTCTTGCAGGTTTTGGTTAAGGGTTATACAACTCATCTTTATCTCTttgcaattttaaaaattttaaagttatcaaatcatatataagattttataaaaatcttattCTTCAGATGTTTGACTCCCTTTTGGAGAATCAATTGTCATCTTGCAAAACCTTTTCTCAGTAAGGTCAACAACTGTTACCACTTCCGTTATTCTTGCAACATGGCTTTTTATTCCACGTCTACATATCTTCATCTTTACGTATAGTTGTAGCCTACGAAGAAAGTAAAACAATGTTTATCTATATTGTAAAAACAAATGGAGGTTCAACCGTTGGTAATGGAAAACAAACTCGATATATGTGTTCTTTTGGAAACCTATATTTATCTTTCCCATTTTGGGAAAATATGTGCAAATGTTTTTAAGGTGTAACTGAACTTCAAATTCCTCTTTGGGTGCCGGAGTGTCTCGGTTTATTTCTGGCTAAGATTTgaacaaaattaattttatacttttacatTTTACTCACTAGGTTATGCGTTGTTATGTGGTGGGTAAGAATGACCGTAAATTTAATTATGTCAGTAAtcattaaatcatttatcatcatACAACACATTCACATCTTTAAACACTACTTTACCAAATATGTCAAAAAAACCTACATCAAATTGGCAAACAAATAAATGGTACAAACAAAATAGAGAAAATAGTATAATAAGAGAATACATATTAAAGTAGAAAAAAATGTAGAGTTTGATGATGGAAGATATTTGTGATGATTGCCTTAGTTGAAGTAGGTTTGCGATTAATGATTATCATACATTAACCAAAATGATATGTTTATTAAACAagttcaatattaaaaaaaatcggaatacataatttttatactttaaatcaattttctaaAGTtagacaataaaaaaaaatagaatatttaGAATCTAAAATATTAACGAAaccttttattattaaaaaaaaaatactcgtaaaaaactacaatttaaaaataaaaatttgaataaattagtCAGTTTTCATACGTATATACATGTCACTAGTTGCATCAATCCATCCTGTCTCGCTCCCCCTCCCCCTCCAATCTatcaaaattacatacatatacaatacaattattataatacatacgtacatacacacacacacatatgcaCACCTTATTACATGTTTattccaataataaataaaaaattattacctcaacaaataaataaattcactATATagtgattttaatttaataataaataatttaaattactAACCCTAactaatttagttatttatctTCTTCCTCCACCGAGGTGCGGTGGTTATGGCGGTTTCAGAAGAAGAATCATCGTCGGCGAATCGGAACAGATCACTGGGCAGTGGCGGTGGTGCTCATTATCTAGCTAAATGTGTTCTTAAAGGAAGCGCTGTTCTTCATGTCCTTTACGCTCACTTCCGATCGCCTTCCTCTTACGACATCGTTTTCGGCAAGGTCTTTTTTCTATTCTGTTTCTccaaatcaatttttttaatgttttttgtatatatatatatatatgtaattagtgTTAGGAAAGTgatataaagttatatatatatatgtatataatatatatgacaCTTATGTCTACTTTATCATTTTGCCTCTAATCCAAATTTCTATATGTAGTGAAAGGTTCATTCGAGAACGAATAATTTGACAACTTTTAATCTAAATACGTGTTATATCGCATGTTATAAAGTTTGTTCACGTGTAAGAAGTGAAGgagatcaaatgagaataataaaagaaatagttGTAAAGCATGTGAATTAATTTCGTTACATGTGAATAAAAGctaatttcattattttttttccctagATTATAGCTCTTTTGTATGATATAAACCTTCTTGAATGTGAACGGCGTAATTCAAAAGTTCTCACTTAAAGTAGGGTTAACcttatgtatatgcatatatgtggTATTGCAGTATAGTGATATGTTATGTTGTTTGGATGCAGGAAACATCGATAGAGTTGGTAATGATCGATGATTATGGAGTACTGCAGTCTATATGTGAGCAATCGGTATTTGGAACTATTAAAGATATTGCTATCCTTCCATGGAATAAGAGGGCGCATGCTGCAACCCCTCAGGTACTTGTGAAGTTGCACTCTATTTGATTTAATTCTAATTTTGTATGGCAACGCTGCCGAGAGCATAAGTGTTACTTTTTATGCTTTAATGAACGGCTGTTTGGAGTTCTGTTAAGTCATTACTGAAATGTTTGAGGAAGTGGTTGCGTGGAATGATGACGACAACCACGGTTAATTTTTAAGATTTGGCCCATTGGGGGATGTGCTGTTTCTCAAGgactaaaaatattttagttatgTCATGCTTTTAACTTGTACCTCCTGCTATAGAAACTTTGAGATTCCATTTGATATCAAGATAGTTCCGGACGAAGTGTGACGTATACTAGATAATCTAAGTTGTCATTTTTCGTCAATGCTTATTAGATCTAGTGTTGTGCCTTTTTGAGGCACGTACGTGGCCAACCTCACTCGTATCTTGGAATTCATGACAATAAGGTACCATTTGGTTTAAAGATTTCAATGGAATATGATGGAAAGGAATTTGTGATATCTTATGTTAATCTAACATGACAAAGAGGAAAATCCAAATTCGTTTCCATGAAGTCCATTGAAATCTTTGAACCAAACAGCCCCTAAGTTTCTTGTAGACATTCTAATTGCGTGATGTTTTAGGTCATATTTCGAATGTAGAAATATATGCACCTCTATCTAATTCTAAAAGATTTTTACAGGAGTTGCATGATAGAGTATACAATGGAGTATTACGGAGAACTCTAATGTATAAGTTTGTAAAGCTTATTGGGTTTTTATGAGGTGGCAATTTCGAGTAATTTACATTGTTGATTTGAATTATGCCACAATTTTAGTGAGTAAATCTGGTATACAGtagaacctctataaattaatactcgataaaataaccttgataaaactaataatttgtctgGTCCCAACTTGGGACCAGTACAAATTTGGACCCCAAtcgataaaataataacataataatttttactaaAACCCAAGTGTAGATATATTAGTCCCAttgaaactataaattaataattctatAAATATTCCAAAATTCTAATATTGTCTAGTAAAGAATGAAAATTGGACATGGAAAGTTTTGATAAGAACCCTGATGATACCCAAAGAGTGTTTGATATTGTTCCTTGACTAAGAGATATTAGTCCCACTGTGCCATATCTTGCTGAGTGCATTTTTGGTGATCTCTCTTATACTCGCATAACAGTTTACATTGTTGATTGGTCATGGTtgtttttttaacactttttagtTTAGAAGTAatagttgatgtgattttaaaagcTATCATTCGACATTTTATAGTGATCAATTTAAAATTATGTACATTGAACtatctttaatttaaaatgaTGAACTTAACAAGTTCATTTAATGTATGAATGTAAATTGCACATGGAAACTTTGAAGGTCATATATGAACCTCTttacaataataatttattaatttaccgatataataatatctcgttaaattaataaaaaagcttcgtcccaacattattaatttatagaggttttactgtaTAACAAACATGGCTTAAAAGGAAACTGTGTAATATTTAGAATAAATGGATTGTCAATCTGCCACGATCTACAGGGATTTTAAATACTAACTAAGGCTGATAActgttttgattattttgttgTTGTAAATGTAAACAAGGCTAGGGATAGATTTTATCTGGTTGGTTCCAAACATAAAGTTGTGAGGCTACAAAATACCAATATCAGCTTATTTAGCCTTTGTACGTAGATCTACATCAATCCATAAGGAGAGTAAAATTATAATGTTTTTCCTCTACTTTAGTAACTGGTGAACGGGTCAAAATCGTTCAAAGTGTTCTTTAAATGCTTGATGTTTATACTAAAAATAGATGATCAAATTTTGTAACcatgtttttattgtttaaaataagatttttaCTGATTTTATTAGATATTTTTGTAACGTGAGCTTGGTTTGGGTCGTTTTTTGGTTAAAGCTGAGACTTACCGTAAAGTTTGGTTTCTTAGTAATAGAAACGGTGCTGTTTCATCACAGTTCAATCGTTAGGTTGTCAGGTTTTCACTTACAATGGAGTGGATtgctatattattttttttccatttttttcacatttaatatttctttttttggtttttccgTAACCGGTTTAGGCACATTATAATTACTTTATGTATTCAAGTTTTCACCTCAAAAATAACCAAcacaataaacataaataagCATCATCAATGTCCCTTACAGTTACAGATTGGTAAACTTATACTCTGCTAGATTGTTAACTATATGGTGTTAGATGTATTCTACGCCAAACTTAATGTTGACTCGAAATTGAAAAGTGAGAACATTATAAACCAAAAACATGTAAATTATCCGaaggaaaacaaaaacaattaatatatgCTCTATTAAATTGTTAATAATTCCTGTGCCAAATATGACTGGCTATTTACTTCATATATTCATGTTAGTTATGCCGATTGTTCACTCTGGGTATTCATGTTACTTGGTTGACTCAACTTTGATTTATTAAACCTTTCCATCTTGCTACTGCTACCCTGTGACAATAAGCTCGAACAAAACCTTGCATTTGATAATCTGGTGAAGCACAACAGTTTTGCTCAATGTTCCCTGCTTTTACATTGTTGTAGGTACAAGGAAATGATCTTTTGCTTGTTACTTCAGATTCTGGAAAGCTCTCGGTTCTTGCATTTTCGAATGAAATGCACAGGTTTTGTTTCTTGTGATGATCATGAAGAGATGCATTTTACATGTCATTTTGCTGCTATCTACTATTTTCATGTGACACATGTGCTCTCATTTGTTTGCTTAGATTCTTCCCTTTGACTTATGTTCAACTATCTAGCTCACCTGGAAACCTCAGGCATTATATTGGTAGAATGCTGGCTGTTGATTCAAAGTAAGTTGGTATTTTAGTTGATTTGGTTTGCAAGGGCTGAATATAACGGGTTTGATTTTTATTCAGTGGCTGTTTCATCGCTAGTAGTGCTTATGAGGACCATCTGGCTCTATTTTCAGTTTCTAGTTCCGTAGGTGCTGATATTATTGACAAGGTTAGTGTGTTTCCGGTATTATTCTGGTTCTTAATATCACAGTAGTTAGAAAAGAAGACTGACTCTTACCTTGTTGATCGAGATTTAAGATGCTTGTCTATTCTCTTGCTGCAGAAAATATTTTGCCCTTCTGATATTGAAAATAATACAAGTACAAATACTGGACTTACTAGTATCCATGGTACTATATGGAGCATGTGCTTTATCTCGAAGGATATGAGTCAGCCATGTAAGGAGCAAAACCCTGTGTTAGCCATTCTTCTAAATAGGTATGCCAATGCATTGCATCTTCATTGGGACTTGTTAACCAGATTTAGTAATATAACTAATGTTCAGTGTGTTTGGATTTGCGTTTTCCAACCGATTGTCTTGTCAGCTTTAAAAGTTTGGATAACTAAATCGTGGTTATGAATCATGATCATCTTTTAGTTATTAACTGGAACAATATTGATGATCTAAATATaacatttatgtttttttagtcATGTTATCTGTTGACTTTTTGGATAACCAGAGTTAATCAAACTCTTGAATAGATGATCATCAAATTAATGCTAattcaaataacaaaaacacataCAAACCAATCTTCCACAACATGTTTCATGTTTGATTACAGCTAACTTCTTGATTTTGATAGTTTAATGCCACATAGTTACTTTCAGATTGTACATCCAAACACCCCTCAATTTCTTATTCGTTACTTTGACAATTATCTTTTCCCTAACAACAAATTACAATCGGTATATGTTTTGCAGAAAGGGATCACTCCTTAACGAGCTTTTGTTACTAGAGTGGAACACTAGGGACAATTTTATCCATGTACTTTCCCAATATGCTGAGCTTGGACCACTAGCACATGATATAGCTGAAGTTCCCAATTCTTATGGATTCGCATTTCTCTTTAGGGTTAGTGACGCTCTTCTAATGGATCTTAGGGATGCCCACAACCCTTTATGTGTATATAGAACAAGCCTTAATGTTTTGCCCTCGGTGGTAGATTACCATAACTTCATTGATGAATCATACCGAGCGAATGATGTTTACGAAGAAGGTAATATCTGCAATGTGGCTGCATCTGCTCTTTTGGAGCTTAAAGACATAATTAAGGATGACGATCCTATGAGTATAGATGATGATAATGgttattcatcaaaatcaacatccACCCGTGTGTGCTCATGGTGTTGGGAACCGGGGAAGGTTGAAAACCCGAGAATGATCTTTTGTGTGGATACCGGGGAGCTTTTTATGATTGAAATTTTTTACGATTCCACTGGTCTAAAGGTCAACCTGTCTGATTGTCTCTATAAAGGTTTACCATTGAAAGAGCTTTTATGGGCTGAAAATGGATTTTTGACTGCACTCTCTGATATGGGTGATGGGGTGgtattaaaaattgaagatgGAAAGCTACAATACAAGAGCCCGGTCCAAAATATTTCACCAATCTTGGATATGTCACTCGTGGATTTCCAtgatgaaaaacatgatcaaaTGTTTGCTTGTTGTGGGATGGCTCCTGAAGGGTCACTACGGGTTATTCGAAATGGTATCAGTTTAGAGAAGTTATTAAAAACGGCCCCTGTTTATCAAGGGGTCACGGGTACCTGGGCTGTTAAAATGAAATTAGTGGATTGTTACCATTCTTTTCTCGTGCTATCGTTTGTAGAAGAAACACGGGTGCTTTCAGTTGGTGTAAGCTTCACCGATGTAACTGATTCAGTTGGATACCGACCTGATGTGTGCACTTTGGCGTGCGGTGTTATTGATGATGGGGTGCTGGCTCAGATCCACCAGACTGCCGTGTGTGTTGCTTTACCCACGGTTGCAGCTCACCCAGATGGTATCCCCTTCACGTCTCCAAATTGCACATCTTGGTCTCCCGATAATATGACTTTTAGTCTCGGGGCTGTAGGACCTAAGTTTATAGTTGTGGCGACCTCAAATCCGTGCTATTTATTTGTTCTTGGTGTGAAACGCGTGGCAGATTATCAATGTAAAGTTTATCAGATACATAAGGTTGGATTGGAGTATGAGTTGTCGTGCATTTCCATTCCCCAAAAACCTGTTGTAGGAGACGCATTGAAGTCTAATAAGATTGATCTTACCAATGGGGTTGAAATTGGAAACACATTTGTTGTTGGGACCCATAGGCCTTCGGTGGAGGTGCTATCTTTTTCACCTGATGAAGGCATAAGATCTCTTGCAATTGGAGCCATTTCATTTACAAATGGTATTGGAACAGAAGTTAGTGGTGCGGTACCTCAAGATGTAAGGCTTGTAAAAGTTGACCGACTTTATATCATTTCAGGGTTGAGGAACGGTATGCTACTCAGATTCGAGTGGCCAAGTTCATCGTTAGAATCTTTAAAATCATTACCATATGTAAGATCTGTTAAGTCATTAACATTGACCTCACCGGATAGCACCTCATCTATGTATACGTCTGTTGTTTCTGAGATGACAAAAGGCAACCACCCAGTTAGTCTTCAGGTTATTTCAATTCGTCGAATTGGTATCACACCGGCCTTTTTAGTTCCACTCAATGATCTCCCGGATGCTGATATAATTGCTTTAAGTGATCGGCCTTGGCTATTACATACTGCAAGGCACAGTCTCTCATACACTTCTATTTCTTTCCAAGCATCCACACATGCAACTCCTGTTTGTTCGAGCGAATGTCCCAATGGAATTTTGTTTGTCTCTGAAAATAGTCTCCATCTGGTAAGGACATAGAATTGAAACACTAATTCATTTAAATTAAGGGGTGGCAAGTAATAGATAACAAGAGAATAAGATAATTTGGAAGAATAAATAAACAGGCTGTAGTAAGTAGTGTTAggatgtgtttttgttttttgaaattataatcAATCATGTAATCGGATGTTTGAGTGCTTGGAACATtttgattaattataaatttaatagaGTATGTCCGAAAAggatatttttatgaaaagatTAGAGATGCTTGGTGAAACGG harbors:
- the LOC122603189 gene encoding splicing factor 3B subunit 3, with the protein product MAVSEEESSSANRNRSLGSGGGAHYLAKCVLKGSAVLHVLYAHFRSPSSYDIVFGKETSIELVMIDDYGVLQSICEQSVFGTIKDIAILPWNKRAHAATPQVQGNDLLLVTSDSGKLSVLAFSNEMHRFFPLTYVQLSSSPGNLRHYIGRMLAVDSNGCFIASSAYEDHLALFSVSSSVGADIIDKKIFCPSDIENNTSTNTGLTSIHGTIWSMCFISKDMSQPCKEQNPVLAILLNRKGSLLNELLLLEWNTRDNFIHVLSQYAELGPLAHDIAEVPNSYGFAFLFRVSDALLMDLRDAHNPLCVYRTSLNVLPSVVDYHNFIDESYRANDVYEEGNICNVAASALLELKDIIKDDDPMSIDDDNGYSSKSTSTRVCSWCWEPGKVENPRMIFCVDTGELFMIEIFYDSTGLKVNLSDCLYKGLPLKELLWAENGFLTALSDMGDGVVLKIEDGKLQYKSPVQNISPILDMSLVDFHDEKHDQMFACCGMAPEGSLRVIRNGISLEKLLKTAPVYQGVTGTWAVKMKLVDCYHSFLVLSFVEETRVLSVGVSFTDVTDSVGYRPDVCTLACGVIDDGVLAQIHQTAVCVALPTVAAHPDGIPFTSPNCTSWSPDNMTFSLGAVGPKFIVVATSNPCYLFVLGVKRVADYQCKVYQIHKVGLEYELSCISIPQKPVVGDALKSNKIDLTNGVEIGNTFVVGTHRPSVEVLSFSPDEGIRSLAIGAISFTNGIGTEVSGAVPQDVRLVKVDRLYIISGLRNGMLLRFEWPSSSLESLKSLPYVRSVKSLTLTSPDSTSSMYTSVVSEMTKGNHPVSLQVISIRRIGITPAFLVPLNDLPDADIIALSDRPWLLHTARHSLSYTSISFQASTHATPVCSSECPNGILFVSENSLHLVEMVHSKRLNVQKFHLGGTPRKVLFHTESRLLLVLRTDLSDDTCSSDICCVDPLSGSILSSFKFDPGETGKCMELLRAGSEQVLVVGTSLSAGPAIMPSGEAESTRGRLLVLRLEHKQNSDSGSMTFYSKAGSSSQRTSPFREISGYGAEQLSSSSLCSSPDDNSYDGIKLDETEAWNLRLEYSTNMRGIVLAVCPYLDCYFLASAGSSFYVCSFQNDRVKRLAVGRTRYMIMTLTTHFTTIAVGDCRDGILFYAYYEDLKKVDQLYSDPVQRLVADCLLMNIDTAVVSDRKGSIAILSSSHHSSDNASPECNLKICSSFYMGEVAISIRKGSFSYKVLADDEMRECDIASSILDLSHSSIVASTLLGSIIIFLPISRDEYELLEEVQCRMAVHPLTAPILGNDHNEFRSRQSSAGVTKILDGDMLAQFLELTNTQQEDILAQPRAPHKNIISSSSKPPLLYINVNKVVRLLERIHYALN